In Pagrus major chromosome 23, Pma_NU_1.0, the genomic window CCCACTTTAATCACAGTCGTGTCTCTACTCGTCGGGGGTGTAGACCTCCCCGCGGGGCTCCAGAGGAGGAGAGTAGCCTCGAGGAGACGGAGAACgaggctcctcctcctgcagctccaccGAGTTCTCCTTGATGGCGCTCCTCCGGCTGATGCTCCCTCCCAGCCCCAAGCTCCTCATGCTGCTGCCGCCGCTACTGCTCCGGGGACTGGGGCTGCCAAACACCGCCtcgctgccgccgccgccgccacgCCTGGGAACGCCCGACACATCAGGAGGAagagacacaggaggaagaggagggtgagaaGGAGATGAAGGACAGAGGAAGAACAGAGAGCAGCTGTTGCAAAGCTAGATTTTGTTTAAAGTTGAAGCCCCTGAAATCTGCAGCAGGTGTAAACCGGAGGGATGAGGAAGTAAAAAGCCcgctgaggaagaggagaataTTCCCAGGAAGCTTTGAGGACAGATCAGTAGTGTCTGAGGACAGGTGTGAAACAGGACatggaaggaggaagaggaaatgtaaaaatcacaaatgaTCTCAGGCCTTCACAGACACTACAAAGGGTTCATCACAAAGAATTCAAGATGAACGTCGTTTGTATCGTTGCAGAAGTTTACGACTGCAGGTGGAActgactctccatcagcatggagggaggagacgatgactgtCTGATGGAGATTTAAGTTCATTATATTGCTGTTTACTTTTGAATCGCAGCATTCAATCAGTAAGCAGTATATGgaaattaaagacaaaatctAGATTACTCGATAACAACTCTTAAAAACCCAAAGTTAGCAGtctttatattttaaacataaaCCTTTTTGATAAATGTTGTTTCTGCCTGAACAGGAGCTCAAGCTGAACTTCATTATTATAGATTTTCTTGTAGAAAACACTTTTCctttcattatattttatttatctgtattttCCTGAATGTCTTCCTGCTGCTCTACATGTCACATGTCTACATGACTGATCGGatagtaaaataaaaaccagTCATGCAGATTTCCTAATTGATCAGTGATTTGTTGTGACTTGTTTTTCATGCTCCATCTTCCACACTCGTGTCCCAGCCGGCCCGTCAGTACCTCAGCTTGCTGCGGAGTGAAGACACCTCTCTGTTCAGAGTGTCGTTGGCCTCGCTCGACTCCTCCAGCTCCCTCTGCAGTTTCCTGCGAGCAGCTGCGACACGCTgggcctcctcctccgcctcctccagcTGATGCTTCAGCTGCTTCACCCGCACGTTGCCCTTCTCCGCCTGCACGGAGCAGAGACATGTTTACTGAAGGCACGATAaatgacagtaaagtgatgtctttGTTGGCTTTGCTGTTACCTGGTCTTTGTACTGCTGCGCCTGcttcctctcatcctccacCTGGATGGTTAAATCCTTcagtttcttctctttctgacGCAGATTCTTGGCGTTGGCCTGACGCTCTCTACACGACAGAATGGTCCAAACATTTAATCCTTGTGAGtctttttactgtgtttcagcTCAGATTATTTCACTATTTCTCTTCGTTGTACCTGCTCTCGATCTCCAGCTGCTCTTCcacctctctcagtttggccTCAAGGGCGGCGATGGAGGATTTGAGCTTGGAGCGGCCCTGTCCCTCGATCTCCTGCAGTTTGGCCTTCAGCTCTCGGTTCTGTCTCTCCAGCTGCTGCCTGGATCCCTCCCTGGTCTGAGAGGAAGATCTCTCTGCTGCCAGCTCTGCACCCAGCTGGTCCACCTACACAACCGCATGAAAGGAACATTAAGAGAAAGGAACATTTGctgtggaaacatcaggttagTCCCCTCTCTCTGGTCCACTTCAGGCCCCCTCATGTCCACCCTGGACCTACCAGCTGCTGGCTCTTCCTCAGCCGGTCGTTGAGACTCTCCACGTTGGCCTgctcttcctccagctcctcctccagctggctGATCTTCGTGTCCATACGGCGCTTCTCATCAGACAGCATCGATCTGGACGGAGGGAGGAGGGTAGAGAGACGAGATGAGGGAAGAGAAGTCCTTTTTTATAGGCGTTTCCACTCACAAGAATATGTATTTCTGACTGATTTGTACTTCCTGTTAGCATCACACAACTTCACCtgtattaataatgtaaatgttaattaaaataagACACTCACTTTCCGGAGGAGTTACTGGCCAGTTCTTCTGCCAGCtcgtctctttctgtctccgcCTGCTTGCGAGCTCTCTCAGCTGCTGCCAACatctggacagacagacagacagaagaaggacagacggacaggaggaagatgatggcaaattaaagaaggaaagaaagacaaatgaaCTTTTAGTAGCTGAAAGAAATCCTCGTAGGAagtaatgaggaaataaaaagaaattttCAAAACTAAATGTTTGATAGGTGACGACTGGCCTCACCTCGTGCAGCTGGACGACGTCGGCCTCCATGACCTTGGATCTGCGCTCGGACTCCCGGGCTGAAGCCAGGACCTCCTTCTGGGCTGCACGCGAGTCctccagctccctctggagctcCTTCATCTGGCCCTGTGAGGAGAGCCGAGGAGGTCATACAGCGGTTCACAACTGGTCTTTAAAGCAGCTACCAGGAACTTGTGAGAAAGAGGCATCACattgtgtttcttcttttataAACACAGCTGCTGAGGCGATGAGGTCATGTACCTTGTTGTGATTATAAGACCAAGTACTGTAACAGACGTAACCACTTGACCAAGAATTAAAAATTAGAGGAAGcttcatcatgttttaaaaaccAGCTTCAGTTTCTCGTATTATTTCTGATCAATTGAAAGATATTGATTGTTGTAAATAATTGCTTTAATGTGCCGACCTGGATCTTGCGCAGCTGCTTGATTGCTTCGTcgcgccccctgctggtggcCTCCAGGTGGTCCTCCATGTCCTTCAGCTCGCCCTCCAGCTTCTTCTTGCTGCCTGACGCTTGACCTcgctgcttcctctcctcctcaagCTCCGCCTCCAGCTCACGCACCTGCCGGAGACACAGCGGGGAGGGAGGTTCGTCATTTCGTAAACACACACCTTCTTTTCTCTTTAGTTGGATTTCATCTTAAAACATAATGAGggtggggatttttttttaaaaataaactgggctgtttattttgtgaaagGAGACCATTAGAAAGACTCCACCTCCTGTAGCACCATCAGGTCTTACATAAACAGGAGTAGTAGGTTGAACTCCACCTGTTTGAGGAgctgcttcctcttctcctcgCCCATCTCATCGCGGGCGTGCAGCTCCCTCTCATGCTGAGCTCTCAGCGCCTGACTGTTGACCTCCAGACGCAGCTTGGCATCCTCAGCGACCTGCAGCtcgtcctccagctcctccatctGTGTTCGCATCTCGTCCACGATGCCCTCCAGCCCACGCTTGGCCTTCTCCAGGTCATGGACCTGACGGAGGACAAAATGAAGACGAGGTCAGAAATTAAGTCGACCTCTGTAATAAAAGGATTCGTTGACGTTCAGATGTTTCCTCTTACATTCTTTCCCACGTCATCCTTGGAGCTGATGAGGTCCTCCATCTCAGCTCGGAGGCTCTTCATGTTCTTCTCCGCCTCCTCCAGAGCGTTCTGGCTGTCATCCAGCGCTCTGGCGAGAGATAACACCCGCGTCTCCTTCTCCCTCACATCTGCCTCTGCTCGATCACGCTCGTCTGCAATCTTACTGGACACTGCACGCTCCTCCGCCAGCATCTGATCAGCACGAGGACAAAGAACATggatgtaaaatgtcaaaaatcagTACATTGAAATTTTCACTGCACTTCAGCAGTCTTCCAAATTTGCGGTCAGACCTGATCAaacttcttctgcttcttctccagGTTGGAGACGAGCTGCCGCTGGCTGTCCAGGTCCATGAGgatgtcctccagctcctgctgcATACGGGTGCGGCTCTTGTCCAGCTTGTCGTAGGCGGAGGCCTTCTCCTCGTACTCGCTGTTGGCTGCATCCAGGTCGCGCTGCAGGCGCTTCTTACTCTCCTCCAGCATCTCCACCGTCCCCGACATCTCGTCCAGCTTCTTCTTGTAGTCGGACAGCTGACGAAGGGTGAAACAGGGTTTAGAGGAGTTTGTCATGTTCTTAAAGAGTGCTTGAAAAGGTCTCAAttaactactactactttaaGGTTTTCTAACACCACAGATTTGTCTCTCTCACGTGACCTCCTCTAAGTGACTGACCTGCATGTTGAGGCTGGAGACCTGCCTCTCCACGCCACGTTTTGCCTCAgtttcctcctccagctgctccatcAGGCTGTTCCTGTCATCCTCCATCTGACGCAGACGTCCAGACAGATTCAACTTCTGACGGgtctcctctgacagcagctccTGGAGGAGAAAGACgaggaggtgaggagaaagGTGTTGGTCGTTATTCACATGACTCGAACTATATAATCAGGTGTGTCTTGGTGGTGTCGCTCACCTGAGCATCCTGAAGCTGTGAGGTCAGAGCGGAGACGTCTTTACTCAGCTTGATGTTCTTTCCCTCCGCATCATTCAACACACTCGTCACACTGTCCAGCTCCACCTGgcagagacgaggagagagatggaagaAAGGTGTTGAACTCCCAAATAGTCTTATCCATTACTCTCTCTTCTCACAATATAGATGGTTCCTCAGATTTCCTCAGATTTATCTGGAGCACAATTTGAATCTGACGAAGCGTCATGACTCACCGTCATCTTAGAGACTCGCTCGCCCAGCTCAGTCCTCTGCCGCTCACTCTCGTTGAAGCGTGAGTGCAGGTCGTTCAGCTGACcctccaccttcttcttcttgtgctCCACGTCCTGCTTGGCGCTGGCGAGGGATCGCAGGTCAGCGCTCAGATCTGCTGTTTCTTTCTCCAGAGACTGCTTGGCTTTCTCCAGACCGGCTCTCACCTGGATAAAGAGACGAGGTGCTGAGTGAGCGACATAGTCGGTCTCTGAGTGGTTTTAAAATGACGTACAAGTGAACTCATCACAGCATAGCAGGTAAAAACGCTTTAATACCCAAGGATTGTTCACAGTAACAGGGACAGTGTTTCTCGAGAAAAAAAGATgctaataatacattttttaaatattattttaattgatGTGAGCACCACAAACTAAATTCTGAATCTAGAATATTAATAGTTCTGATGTGATGCAGTTTGGATGAACTCTACCCTCTTGGCCTGCTCCAGCTGCTCACTGAGCTCCTCCACGGCCtggctgtgtttctgtctcaggtCCTGGACTTGAGCCTCGTGGCTCCGCCCCTCGTCCTCCATGGTTTTCTTAAGCAGGGTCACCTCCTGCTCACGCTTCGCCCTGCAGGTCACATGTGCACGAAACTCACCACAACACATCCAACAGCAACACAGCCTCGAAGTTCGGCTTACAAAGTCCAAAGTcttttatgcagatgacactgtTGTTTACTTTACACCATCTCAGGAAGAACTTTGCACGTTTTACACAGTCGACTTTTAGACTAAATTCTTTCAGATTTGTtctaaatgaagaaaaaattaaagtttacatatgcaaacacaaaaaaatatctgaCTCTCCACCTGTCACCACCTTTTAAAGTGCAGACATCGACTCACTACATCTGTACAAATATCTTCTTTCTTTAACTTCTTTTACTGTCCGCACTTAAGAATTAAACCTAGACTTTGCTACAACAAAatttttttgcttctttgtaAGAAATTTTGTAGAAGTTTTAGACACGCTTCATTTCTTTTGAGCCAaagaaaaagcttgtttttgtaAGACACAGCTTGCACAGTTGGTCAAACACTAATTATAACATGTGGATCAATCAGAGGTCGTATATGTAGGATCCAATCGATCATACAGACCGTAGCTCTTGCTGGGCGGCGGTGGTATCCAGGCTGTCCTCCAGCTCGGTGCGTAGAGCATTCAGCTCGTCTCCGAGATCCCGGCGAGCCGCCTCCACCTTCCCCCTCGCCGCCCTCTCTGCCTCCAAGTCCTCCTGCATCTCTTGAAGGAGAGCCTCCAGCTCCCGAACCCGCTTCATAGCCATCCCTCGCTGATTGCTCTCGTCCTCCAAGCTGTGGACACGGAAAATAAACGTATATAGTTTCTATCTTTACATCTGTCTTTTGATTTCAGAAGATTAATTCTTTATTCAGTCGCAGCTGTGATATTGAGGAGaactttattattttgtgtcattagCTGTGAGGACATAAGCAGGGTTAGCTACGACTATACTCAGGAAATGTGCTCGGTATTTTTTCTCCTAAatcttttttttgctctgttgaGTTTCAGCAAGTTTGTCTACGGTTTGAAAGTATTAGAattaaaagtgtattttctgatcattttatttttccaccagaATTTTATTCCTTTATTCCTTTTATGCTGCAACACTGTGAGATTCGTGAGTGCCACCCTCTGGAAAAGCATTTTTAACTCTACTGCTGCTGAGGCTCTAAGAATCACTAAAACTGTCAGATGTCATGAACATAATCTTCTTACGTTAGGTTCATCTTACCGAGCCTGTGTGGCCTGGAGCTCCTCTTCCTTGGCGGCTAGCTGGGCTCGGAGCTCGTCTAGTTGGGCCTGCAGGTCAGCGTACTGCTCCTGGAGGTCGGCCAGCTCCGCCTCCACCTTCCTCTTAGCCTTCTCCACATCCTGACGacccttctcctccttcttcatacgcactgcagacacacagtgaACAGCCTCTTCATAAAagctcatttttaatttttacaggTGTTTTATAAATTTCATCGCttgaattaaaatgttcattaaTTCAAAATTACAGGTAAAGCTGGACTTTTCGTTATTTACAAAAGGTGGTCAAACAGTTAATAGACTTGATTTGTTCTTGTGAATTTCAAAGACTTGGTGGTGCTGACTGACCCTCGAGGTCAGAGATCATGGACTCATGTTTGGCCTTCAGTTTGGTGAGATTCTTggacttctcctcctcctctgccaggTTGGAGCTCATATCAGCCAacctctcctccagcagctttCGCTCctgcaaacaacacaacacgttagaaaaaatgtgtgtgttgtgtattaaAGAACGACCACAACACAAAACTGTGTCTTTCTACCTTCTGCAGCTTGATATTCTGGTCCTCCATGAGCAGAACGTCCTCCTCCAGTTTCTTGACTTTTCCCTCCACGGCCACTttctccagctgcagcttctgACGAGCGTCTTCCTCCTCGGCTATGTGGGCCTCCATGAGCTGcagacaaacatcatgtgtggTCAAACTATAGGTTGAAAATAAAGgagagcttaaaaaaaaaaaaaaagtcttataCTACTTATATCTCAGGTAGAAGAGAATCCTCTAACAAACAAAGtaactacaactactactaataatagtaacaataataatgtttccacctgcagctgctgctccatgtccttcctctcctgctgcagagaaaggctgcgctcctcctcctcctccagccggGCCTCCATCTCATGCagcacctcctccagctcctgcttCTTGGCCTCCAGTCGCACCCTCATCTCCTCCGACTCGGCATACAGCTCCGTCTCCGCCTGAAGCTTCGACTCCAGCTGGGCTCGCTCCTCCAGCAGCTACAAACACAGACTTATgtcatttttaagaaatgttaaaatgtaaaaaaacaagattaaaacaCGAATTTATGcatcacctgtgtgtgtttctgggaGATGTCCTTCAGCTCGGCCTCGGACTTCGCTGCCACCTCTTTCGCTGCCTTTAGTTCCTCCTCTTTCTGACCCATCTCTTCTTCCTGTCTGGTGACCTGCAGCAGCGGCTTCACCTGAACCACGACCAGACACATCCTCAACTCAGACATGGATTCTCTTTCGTTGTGTAAATGATTAGCGTGCTAAGTTTAGCATTCAGCCAAATCACAGCTtattttagcatgctaaagtTACACTAACATGCTAACGTACGACCTAAAATGGttaacaaatatttattgtataaTATAAAGGATACTGTGATAAATTAAAGTGTGTAAtgtgtcagacagacagaaaactcGTGCACGTCTCTTTTTTAACTAGAGTTGTAtctgtcagcttgtttattacaGTATTATCATTTTGTAAATCATAATTAATTGGTATTACATtaagaaaagttaaatattgTGTGTGTAACCTTGGTGAAGAGCCTCCACCACTGCCAGTTCTTGAGTTTGAGGTAACAGGCGCAGTTCCTCTGGATGACCTTCATGGCGGTCAGTTGCTGCTGACGTTTACTGAAAGCCCTGAAAACGCACACAAAGCGAGATAAGATGCAGGcctgtgtatatctgtgtgtgtgcagatgttaATTTTGTGCGTTGGGACCACAAAAGGCTGTAAAAAATATTAGGAAACACTTTGTTCAAATATCAGCGTCCAGTCTGTCTCTCTTACTTGCGGGCCAGGAAGCCTCTTGCTTGTCCCTGGAAAGCGATGATGACGACGGTCAGTTTGAGATCtcgctcctcctccagctgagccAAAACTCCTGTCCTGAAGAACATCTTACTCTGACCGATACGATACAGGTTCGTATCCAGATCCAGGTGCTTTAcctggaggacaggaggagacaaGAAGGACAGAAGAGGAGTGAAACAGAAACGTCTGCTCCTTGAACTccatttttatataattttatcACAGTAACTTCATTTTTGACTGACACGTTCATTAAAGTTTTGGCTCACCATCAGACAGCAGGCCTGCTTCCCGTCCATGAAGCCCTTTGGGATGGCGTTGGCAGCCAGAATCTCATATCtgtaaacaagaaaaacatttaacgAAACATCAAACGATCAGGAACACAAATCTACACTTGGCTCTTTAAAACGAGTGTTGGTGTCATTACAAAGAGGCGTCCCAGACACGAATGATCTGATGCTTTTATGTCACAATTAAACTACATTTTGAATTAAGTTTGTTGTGATCTGGATGAAGCCACACTCAAAATAATCTGATGGTAAATTCAGCTGATGcttttggttgttttattttgaaagttttaaaatggaaagtttgctttttgtttgtttctggcTTGACGATTGGTGGAGAATCATGAGTGTTCCCTGCCCCCCAGTGGTCACAGTCAGGAACTACAatacaacattaaaattaatggtaaaaaacactgattatttcACTTTCTGTAATATCCATCCACTGCAAACTCTATCCACAACAGGTAATGTTCATTGCAGGGGAATTATTTACTTGGTGCCAGGGTTCATACTGTTTAATGACATAATCTGTCTCATTAATACAGATACTTTTAATATCAGTGCAAACACAGCTAAGAATAAAGTTATTGAAACCTCTAAAGAAGTGAATAAAATGTCCTCAGACTGTTTCCTCACCTCTGCCTGAACTCCTGGAACACGATGCGGTTGGGGAATCCCTGCCTGCAGATACGGATCCCCTCCAGCACCCCGTTACACCTGAGCTGCTCCAGCACCAGGTTGGAGTCCATCTTCCCAgcctgcagcacagcagcagacCGACAAAATTAAAGTACAGTCTCTactcacttcacttcactttaatGTAAAGTACACAGACGACTCACCCTCTTCTCGTGGTTGGGGATGATGCAGCGGACAAAGTTGGGCTGCGTGTTGTGCAGAGTCGTCATCAGTTTGCCCAGAGACTCTTTGTACAGCTGACCCACCGTACGGAACATCCCCTTCTTAGATTTAGTGGAGGCCACCGGCGCTGAACTCTCTGACATCTTGGTCATGGTATCCAGACCCACCACTCGGTCGGCTGACACGGAggacaaacacaggagagattAATACCACGTCCGATCATCGTGACGGGAGACACGTGGTGAAACTGTCCCGACGTGGAGGACTGACCGTCTTTCCACATGTCCTGGATGAAGCTGCTGGACGAGTTGTTGAGCAGA contains:
- the LOC141019264 gene encoding uncharacterized protein isoform X1, whose product is MADPATDDNKFLFLENDFRNSGLAQADWAAKKMVWVPSEREGFETASVKEDKGDKVLVELSNGQKMTVNKDDIQKMNPPKFSKVEDMAALTFLNEASVLHNLRERYFSSLIYTYSGLFCVVVNPYKMLPIYSEKIIEMYKGKKRHEVPPHIYSITDNAYRNMMQDREDQSILCTGESGAGKTENTKKVIQYLAVVASSHKGKKDVNPVSRNMSLGELEKQLLQANPILEAFGNAKTIKNDNSSRFGKFIKLNFDVTGYIVGANIDTYLLEKSRCIRQANTERAFHIFYYMVAGAKDKMREELLLEDFGCYRFLIAGHVEIPGQEDDIMFDETLEAMEIMGFTEEERIGMFKVVSTVLQLGNIKFEKERNSEQATMPDNTAAQKVCHLQGINVTDFTRAILTPRIKVGREVVQKAQTKQQADFAVEALAKAMYERLFRWILARVNKTLDKSKRQSSSFLGILDIAGFEIFEDNSFEQLCINYTNERLQQLFNHTMFILEQEEYKREGIEWNFIDFGLDLLPCIELIERPNNPPGILALLDEECWFPKATDVSFVDKLLNTHTGHTKFSKPKQHKDKLMFSVLHYAGKVDYNAANWLTKNMDPLNDNVTALLNNSSSSFIQDMWKDADRVVGLDTMTKMSESSAPVASTKSKKGMFRTVGQLYKESLGKLMTTLHNTQPNFVRCIIPNHEKRAGKMDSNLVLEQLRCNGVLEGIRICRQGFPNRIVFQEFRQRYEILAANAIPKGFMDGKQACCLMVKHLDLDTNLYRIGQSKMFFRTGVLAQLEEERDLKLTVVIIAFQGQARGFLARKAFSKRQQQLTAMKVIQRNCACYLKLKNWQWWRLFTKVKPLLQVTRQEEEMGQKEEELKAAKEVAAKSEAELKDISQKHTQLLEERAQLESKLQAETELYAESEEMRVRLEAKKQELEEVLHEMEARLEEEEERSLSLQQERKDMEQQLQLMEAHIAEEEDARQKLQLEKVAVEGKVKKLEEDVLLMEDQNIKLQKERKLLEERLADMSSNLAEEEEKSKNLTKLKAKHESMISDLEVRMKKEEKGRQDVEKAKRKVEAELADLQEQYADLQAQLDELRAQLAAKEEELQATQARLEDESNQRGMAMKRVRELEALLQEMQEDLEAERAARGKVEAARRDLGDELNALRTELEDSLDTTAAQQELRAKREQEVTLLKKTMEDEGRSHEAQVQDLRQKHSQAVEELSEQLEQAKRVRAGLEKAKQSLEKETADLSADLRSLASAKQDVEHKKKKVEGQLNDLHSRFNESERQRTELGERVSKMTVELDSVTSVLNDAEGKNIKLSKDVSALTSQLQDAQELLSEETRQKLNLSGRLRQMEDDRNSLMEQLEEETEAKRGVERQVSSLNMQLSDYKKKLDEMSGTVEMLEESKKRLQRDLDAANSEYEEKASAYDKLDKSRTRMQQELEDILMDLDSQRQLVSNLEKKQKKFDQMLAEERAVSSKIADERDRAEADVREKETRVLSLARALDDSQNALEEAEKNMKSLRAEMEDLISSKDDVGKNVHDLEKAKRGLEGIVDEMRTQMEELEDELQVAEDAKLRLEVNSQALRAQHERELHARDEMGEEKRKQLLKQVRELEAELEEERKQRGQASGSKKKLEGELKDMEDHLEATSRGRDEAIKQLRKIQGQMKELQRELEDSRAAQKEVLASARESERRSKVMEADVVQLHEMLAAAERARKQAETERDELAEELASNSSGKSMLSDEKRRMDTKISQLEEELEEEQANVESLNDRLRKSQQLVDQLGAELAAERSSSQTREGSRQQLERQNRELKAKLQEIEGQGRSKLKSSIAALEAKLREVEEQLEIESRERQANAKNLRQKEKKLKDLTIQVEDERKQAQQYKDQAEKGNVRVKQLKHQLEEAEEEAQRVAAARRKLQRELEESSEANDTLNREVSSLRSKLRRGGGGGSEAVFGSPSPRSSSGGSSMRSLGLGGSISRRSAIKENSVELQEEEPRSPSPRGYSPPLEPRGEVYTPDE
- the LOC141019264 gene encoding uncharacterized protein isoform X2; this translates as MADPATDDNKFLFLENDFRNSGLAQADWAAKKMVWVPSEREGFETASVKEDKGDKVLVELSNGQKMTVNKDDIQKMNPPKFSKVEDMAALTFLNEASVLHNLRERYFSSLIYTYSGLFCVVVNPYKMLPIYSEKIIEMYKGKKRHEVPPHIYSITDNAYRNMMQDREDQSILCTGESGAGKTENTKKVIQYLAVVASSHKGKKDVNPQQQQQAGSLAYGELEKQLLQANPILEAFGNAKTIKNDNSSRFGKFIKLNFDVTGYIVGANIDTYLLEKSRCIRQANTERAFHIFYYMVAGAKDKMREELLLEDFGCYRFLIAGHVEIPGQEDDIMFDETLEAMEIMGFTEEERIGMFKVVSTVLQLGNIKFEKERNSEQATMPDNTAAQKVCHLQGINVTDFTRAILTPRIKVGREVVQKAQTKQQADFAVEALAKAMYERLFRWILARVNKTLDKSKRQSSSFLGILDIAGFEIFEDNSFEQLCINYTNERLQQLFNHTMFILEQEEYKREGIEWNFIDFGLDLLPCIELIERPNNPPGILALLDEECWFPKATDVSFVDKLLNTHTGHTKFSKPKQHKDKLMFSVLHYAGKVDYNAANWLTKNMDPLNDNVTALLNNSSSSFIQDMWKDADRVVGLDTMTKMSESSAPVASTKSKKGMFRTVGQLYKESLGKLMTTLHNTQPNFVRCIIPNHEKRAGKMDSNLVLEQLRCNGVLEGIRICRQGFPNRIVFQEFRQRYEILAANAIPKGFMDGKQACCLMVKHLDLDTNLYRIGQSKMFFRTGVLAQLEEERDLKLTVVIIAFQGQARGFLARKAFSKRQQQLTAMKVIQRNCACYLKLKNWQWWRLFTKVKPLLQVTRQEEEMGQKEEELKAAKEVAAKSEAELKDISQKHTQLLEERAQLESKLQAETELYAESEEMRVRLEAKKQELEEVLHEMEARLEEEEERSLSLQQERKDMEQQLQLMEAHIAEEEDARQKLQLEKVAVEGKVKKLEEDVLLMEDQNIKLQKERKLLEERLADMSSNLAEEEEKSKNLTKLKAKHESMISDLEVRMKKEEKGRQDVEKAKRKVEAELADLQEQYADLQAQLDELRAQLAAKEEELQATQARLEDESNQRGMAMKRVRELEALLQEMQEDLEAERAARGKVEAARRDLGDELNALRTELEDSLDTTAAQQELRAKREQEVTLLKKTMEDEGRSHEAQVQDLRQKHSQAVEELSEQLEQAKRVRAGLEKAKQSLEKETADLSADLRSLASAKQDVEHKKKKVEGQLNDLHSRFNESERQRTELGERVSKMTVELDSVTSVLNDAEGKNIKLSKDVSALTSQLQDAQELLSEETRQKLNLSGRLRQMEDDRNSLMEQLEEETEAKRGVERQVSSLNMQLSDYKKKLDEMSGTVEMLEESKKRLQRDLDAANSEYEEKASAYDKLDKSRTRMQQELEDILMDLDSQRQLVSNLEKKQKKFDQMLAEERAVSSKIADERDRAEADVREKETRVLSLARALDDSQNALEEAEKNMKSLRAEMEDLISSKDDVGKNVHDLEKAKRGLEGIVDEMRTQMEELEDELQVAEDAKLRLEVNSQALRAQHERELHARDEMGEEKRKQLLKQVRELEAELEEERKQRGQASGSKKKLEGELKDMEDHLEATSRGRDEAIKQLRKIQGQMKELQRELEDSRAAQKEVLASARESERRSKVMEADVVQLHEMLAAAERARKQAETERDELAEELASNSSGKSMLSDEKRRMDTKISQLEEELEEEQANVESLNDRLRKSQQLVDQLGAELAAERSSSQTREGSRQQLERQNRELKAKLQEIEGQGRSKLKSSIAALEAKLREVEEQLEIESRERQANAKNLRQKEKKLKDLTIQVEDERKQAQQYKDQAEKGNVRVKQLKHQLEEAEEEAQRVAAARRKLQRELEESSEANDTLNREVSSLRSKLRRGGGGGSEAVFGSPSPRSSSGGSSMRSLGLGGSISRRSAIKENSVELQEEEPRSPSPRGYSPPLEPRGEVYTPDE